A window of the Dyadobacter pollutisoli genome harbors these coding sequences:
- a CDS encoding SGNH/GDSL hydrolase family protein, whose protein sequence is MNKKNFQRLAVTFLMLTGPFLYAQTSEKVTSWKGFEKVEFTFENRNAWYVKPQKAIAGNPWIWRAHFPTWHTDMDSILLARGFHVAYVNTNDMFAHPKAMQVWDAFYDYLVKEKQFAPKVALEGVSRGGLYVYGWAKRNPDKVSCIYAEAPVCDPKSWPGGKGKGLGSPKDWEAWLKIFNITEEEALKFTDIPLNDLAGLASFKVPIVHVVGLQDKHAPVAENSDLLVQNYLKLGGPISVYPMTRGEQTLEGHHFPIEHPEFFANFVEENSVPIVKPLSHQPYIELNQGLGNAFETFRTTKKGTVAFLGGSITHNPGWRNKTAQYLQEHFPDTEFTFITAGIPSLGSTPHAFRFTRDVLAQGTPDLLFLESAVNDRGNGFNEKAQIKALEGIVRQMYYKNPKANVVLMAFAEPMKNADYDAGKEPLEVAVHQRIAKYYGAAYINLAREVYDRIKAGEFTWKYDFKDLHPSPYGQEVYFQTIKELLKIEPSATTAAKLPPPINKFSYEKASYHALEEAKNLKGFTLVQDWIPADKVSTRPGFVNVPMIVGEEANASMDFEFKGRGVGVAIISGPDAGKITYTIDGKKPQTLDLFTQWSTQLHLPWYLMLADELSPGKHKLHITISPDKNEKSIGNACRVVHFLVNE, encoded by the coding sequence ATGAATAAGAAAAACTTTCAGCGGCTTGCAGTTACCTTTTTAATGCTCACAGGGCCGTTTCTCTACGCTCAAACTTCCGAGAAAGTGACCTCCTGGAAGGGATTTGAAAAGGTCGAATTCACTTTTGAAAACAGGAATGCCTGGTATGTAAAACCCCAGAAGGCAATCGCCGGAAACCCGTGGATATGGCGCGCGCATTTCCCAACCTGGCATACTGATATGGACAGTATTTTGTTGGCCCGGGGATTTCATGTGGCTTACGTTAACACGAATGATATGTTTGCTCATCCGAAAGCCATGCAGGTATGGGATGCGTTTTATGATTATCTGGTCAAGGAAAAACAGTTTGCGCCCAAAGTGGCATTGGAAGGCGTGAGCCGGGGCGGGTTATATGTGTATGGGTGGGCGAAAAGAAATCCGGACAAAGTAAGCTGCATTTATGCCGAGGCGCCGGTGTGTGATCCCAAGAGCTGGCCTGGCGGCAAAGGGAAAGGATTAGGTTCGCCGAAAGACTGGGAAGCCTGGCTGAAAATATTCAATATTACCGAAGAGGAAGCATTGAAATTCACAGATATACCGCTGAATGATCTTGCCGGTCTGGCCTCTTTCAAAGTGCCTATCGTGCATGTTGTCGGGTTACAGGATAAGCACGCGCCCGTGGCAGAAAACAGCGACCTGCTCGTTCAAAACTATCTGAAATTAGGTGGGCCGATCAGTGTTTACCCGATGACGCGTGGCGAGCAAACTTTGGAAGGTCATCATTTTCCGATAGAGCACCCTGAGTTCTTCGCCAATTTCGTCGAGGAGAATAGTGTTCCCATAGTAAAGCCACTTTCCCACCAGCCTTACATTGAATTGAATCAGGGGCTGGGTAATGCGTTCGAAACGTTTCGCACTACAAAAAAGGGAACAGTAGCTTTCCTGGGCGGTTCGATTACGCATAATCCGGGATGGCGCAACAAAACCGCACAATATTTGCAGGAGCATTTTCCTGACACAGAATTTACATTTATTACAGCCGGAATTCCTTCGCTCGGAAGTACGCCGCACGCTTTTCGGTTTACCCGGGATGTGTTGGCCCAAGGCACTCCCGATCTGCTTTTTTTAGAGTCTGCTGTGAATGACCGGGGTAATGGTTTTAATGAAAAAGCGCAGATCAAAGCGTTGGAAGGCATTGTACGTCAGATGTATTACAAGAATCCAAAGGCTAATGTAGTACTCATGGCTTTTGCCGAACCCATGAAGAATGCCGATTATGATGCAGGAAAAGAACCTTTGGAGGTGGCTGTGCATCAAAGGATCGCGAAATATTATGGTGCCGCTTACATTAACCTGGCGCGTGAAGTGTATGACCGCATTAAGGCTGGTGAATTTACGTGGAAGTACGATTTCAAAGACCTGCACCCGTCACCATATGGGCAGGAAGTATATTTTCAAACCATTAAGGAGTTGTTGAAAATAGAACCGTCGGCAACTACGGCTGCTAAGTTACCGCCACCTATCAATAAATTCTCCTACGAAAAGGCCAGCTATCATGCTTTGGAGGAGGCTAAAAACCTGAAAGGCTTTACATTGGTACAAGATTGGATACCGGCAGATAAGGTTTCGACGCGGCCGGGTTTTGTGAATGTGCCCATGATCGTCGGTGAGGAAGCGAATGCGTCAATGGATTTTGAGTTTAAGGGGAGAGGAGTTGGTGTAGCGATCATTTCCGGGCCTGATGCCGGCAAAATAACCTACACCATCGACGGCAAAAAGCCTCAGACTCTGGATCTTTTCACGCAATGGAGCACGCAGCTGCATTTGCCCTGGTACCTCATGTTAGCAGACGAACTTTCCCCCGGCAAGCACAAGCTGCACATTACTATCTCGCCCGACAAAAATGAAAAGAGCATAGGCAACGCCTGTCGCGTTGTTCATTTTCTTGTGAATGAGTGA